In Geotalea uraniireducens, the genomic window CAGATAGGCATGGGCTTTGGCCGTCTCGGCCATGCTGATCGCTCCGCGGGTCGAGATGCCCGAAGCGATCGCCTTGTGCTGGCGTGTGGCGGCAACGATGGCATATATATAGTCGACGAGCTTCTCGGAAAGATAAATCTTCTCCTTGATCGCCTGTTGCGCTGTCAGGATGTCCCCAACCGCCACCAGCGGATTGAGGGTCTTGATTTCATCCCTGATACTCCCTCCTTTGATGATCGCCTTTTCGATCGCTTCAGGGGGGTAGCCGATGCCGCTGCGCACCATGAACCGGTCCAGCTGTGACTCCGGCAATGGATAGGTGCCGACCTGCTCAACCGGATTCTGGGTGGCAATAACCAAAAACGGTTCGGGCAGCGGATAGGTGGTTCCCTCTACCGTTACTCGCCGTTCTTCCATGGCTTCGAGGAGAGCACTCTGGGTCTTGGGCATCGTCCGGTTTATCTCATCGACCAGCACCACGTTGTTGAATATCGGTCCGCGCAGGAAGGAAAAGCGATTCTCTTCGCGGTTGTAGATCGAGAGGCCGGTGATATCGGAAGGGAGCAGGTCGCTGGTGCACTGGACTCGACCGAAGGAGAGGCCGAGCGCCTGGGCAAGGGCAAGCGCCAGCGTCGTTTTGCCGAGTCCGGGGATATCTTCCAGCAACAGGTGCCCACCCGACAGCAGAGCAACCATTGCCATCCTGACGGCACGGATTTTTCCTTTGAGATAATTGCTCGCCAGGGTGTCAATAACGTGCAGTATTGTGTCGCGTTTAGGCAGATCCATGACTTCCCATCCTCATACCCGAACTACGGGCGTAGTTTTCACAATAGTACCATAGTGTGCCCAATTCGGGGAACCGGGGAGCTGTACTACCGACCTCACGCGGAAGGCTTCCCATTTATCGCCATTGCTGCTAAGATGCCTAGGCCGGACCATAGCCGGACAAATCCTACACGAGACGGACCCGACATGAATTACATCAGTACCAGAGGCGGCATTGCGCCAATCAGTTTCAAAGAGGCGGTGATGATGGGACTGGCCGATGACGGCGGTCTGCTCCTGCCGGAAAGCATTCCCCAACTCGACCGGACGACCCTGTCCTCCTGGCAGGACCTCCCCTACCAGGAGCTGGCGTTGCGGATCATCTCCCTCTTCGCCACCGATATCCCCGCCGCCGACCTGAAGAGCCTGATCGACCGCTCCTATTCGACCTTCACCCACCGGGAGATCACCCCGGTCGTACGGCAGGACGGGCTGTACATTCTCGAACTCTTTCACGGGCCAACCCTCGCCTTCAAGGATGTAGCGCTGCAGCTGCTCGGCAACCTGTTCGAGTACCTGCTTGAAGAGAGGGGCGAGCGGATGAACATCGTCGGCGCCACCTCCGGCGACACCGGCAGCGCCGCGATTTATGGCGTTCGGGGCAAGGAGAAAATCAATATCTTCATCATGCACCCCCACGGCAAAACGTCGCCGGTCCAGGAACGGCAGATGACGACGGTCCTCGACCCCAACGTCCACAACATCGCCGTACGGGGGACGTTCGACGACTGCCAGAATATCGTCAAAATCCTATTCAACGACCTCGCCTTCAAAGAAGAATACGCCCTCGGTGCCGTAAACTCCATCAACTGGGCCCGGGTGCTTGCTCAGGTAGTCTACTATTTCTATGCCTACTTCCGGGTGACGGCCTCTTGCGGCGAGGAAATCTATTTTTCGGTACCGACCGGTAATTTCGGCGATATCTTCGCCGGCTACGTCGCCAAGCGAATGGGCCTGCCGATTCGCCGGCTGCTCCTCGCGACCAACGAAAACAACATCCTTACCCGCTTCATCAACCAGGGCGACTACTCGCTCGGTGAAGTCGTGCAGACCGTTTCCCCCTCGATGGACATCCAGGTGGCCTCCAATTTCGAACGCTACCTCTACTACCTGTTCGGCGGCGACTCCGCCCGGGTTCGTGACGCCTTCGCCTCATTGGCCCGCAACGGCCGGATCGACGTTTCCCGTGCCGAGCTGGCAACGGTCCAGGCCGAGTTTGCGTCTCGCTCCGTCAACCAGGAAGAAACCATCGCCACCATCTCCTCCTTCCACGCCCAGACCGGTTACATCCTCGATCCGCATACCGCCGTCGGCGTTCAGGCGGCCCGGGAACTGGTAACCGACGGCACGCCGACCGTCTGCCTGGCAACGGCTCATCCGGCAAAGTTTGCCGAGGCGGTGGTACGGGCGATCGGCCAGGAGCCTCCTCGCCCGGCGGCTCTCCAAGGAATCGAAGCGTTGCCGACCCGCTGCGAACTCCTCGACGCAGACCGCGAAACGATCAAGGAGCTGATTCGTAAAAAGGCCCGTTAGCGGGCCTTTTTCACATGGATTTCCGAAATGCTTATCAACTGGGACACCATTGACACCGTGCTCCTCGACATGGACGGAACCTTGCTCGACCGCCATTTCGACGATCATTTCTGGCTGGAGCACGTACCAAAACGGTATGCGACTAAAAACGCCATCACCGTCGAGACCGCCAAGGAACTTCTCTATGGTCTGTTCCGCTCCCAGGAACGGACCCTCAACTGGACCGATCTCGACTATTGGTCGGAGCGTCTCGGTCTTGACATCCCTCTGCTCAAAGAGGAAGTGGATCACCTGATCGCCGTCCATCCCGGAGTGATCGAATTCCTGCTTTTCCTCCGCCATCAGGGGAAAGCGATCTGGCTGGTGACCAACGCCCATAGCAAGACATTGGCGCTCAAAATGCGCAAGACCCGGCTCGGCCCCTATTTCACCGGGATCGTTTCGGCCCACGAGGTGGGCCTCCCCAAAGAGGACAAAGCCTTCTGGCAAAAATTGCAGGAGAAGATCACCTACGAACCGGCCAGAACCCTCCTCGGCGAAGACAGCGAAACCAATCTCGGCACCGCCGAACTCTACGGAATCAGACATCTGATTTACATGAGCCGGTACAGCTCAACAATCGTACCAACACCTTCTCCCCGGTTTCCCTCCATCCATTCCTTTACCGAACTCATCCCCGTGCTGTAGCCCGCCACTCCCGACCGCAAATAAAAAAAAGCGGCCAACGGCCGCCTTTGTCCTGCTTCTTATTGTTCCGAAAACTACTCCAGATTATCCTCAATCCTGATATAACGACTCTGGTCGGTGATGATGTCGAAGGTGTCGATTTCCTGCAGCGCCTTTTGCACGTCCATTTCCCGAGCCTCGTGGGTCATGATGACAATCGGTACCGAGCCGCCGATCATGCGGGCCGTCTGGACCATCGACTCGATGCTGATGTTATGGGCGCCGAGGACACCCGAGATTTTCGCCAGCACGCTCGGCCGGTCGACGGCACTGAAGCGCAGGTAATACTTGCTCTCGATCTCACCCATCGGCTTGATCTTGAGGGTGGCAACCGAGCCGTCGAGAAAGCTGAGCGGTGCACACCGCCGGTTGATGCCGGCCATGAGGTTCCGGGAGATATCGATAATGTCGCCGAGAACGGCACTGGCAGTGGGCTCCATACCGGCACCCCGGCCGGAGAGCATCACCGGACCGACAAAATCCCCGGTCAGGCGGATAGCATTGAAGACGCCGTCGACATCCGCCAGGGGATAGCTCACCGGAATCATCGTCGGATGAACCCGTGCCTCAACCAGGTCGCCATCGCGTTTGCCGATCGCCAGCAACTTGATCTTATAGCCGAAATC contains:
- a CDS encoding AAA family ATPase, with protein sequence MDLPKRDTILHVIDTLASNYLKGKIRAVRMAMVALLSGGHLLLEDIPGLGKTTLALALAQALGLSFGRVQCTSDLLPSDITGLSIYNREENRFSFLRGPIFNNVVLVDEINRTMPKTQSALLEAMEERRVTVEGTTYPLPEPFLVIATQNPVEQVGTYPLPESQLDRFMVRSGIGYPPEAIEKAIIKGGSIRDEIKTLNPLVAVGDILTAQQAIKEKIYLSEKLVDYIYAIVAATRQHKAIASGISTRGAISMAETAKAHAYLEGRSYVIPEDVKAIAASVGGHRLILSLESESYDKGELLNAILHTIPVPLV
- the thrC gene encoding threonine synthase; this translates as MNYISTRGGIAPISFKEAVMMGLADDGGLLLPESIPQLDRTTLSSWQDLPYQELALRIISLFATDIPAADLKSLIDRSYSTFTHREITPVVRQDGLYILELFHGPTLAFKDVALQLLGNLFEYLLEERGERMNIVGATSGDTGSAAIYGVRGKEKINIFIMHPHGKTSPVQERQMTTVLDPNVHNIAVRGTFDDCQNIVKILFNDLAFKEEYALGAVNSINWARVLAQVVYYFYAYFRVTASCGEEIYFSVPTGNFGDIFAGYVAKRMGLPIRRLLLATNENNILTRFINQGDYSLGEVVQTVSPSMDIQVASNFERYLYYLFGGDSARVRDAFASLARNGRIDVSRAELATVQAEFASRSVNQEETIATISSFHAQTGYILDPHTAVGVQAARELVTDGTPTVCLATAHPAKFAEAVVRAIGQEPPRPAALQGIEALPTRCELLDADRETIKELIRKKAR
- the yrfG gene encoding GMP/IMP nucleotidase — translated: MLINWDTIDTVLLDMDGTLLDRHFDDHFWLEHVPKRYATKNAITVETAKELLYGLFRSQERTLNWTDLDYWSERLGLDIPLLKEEVDHLIAVHPGVIEFLLFLRHQGKAIWLVTNAHSKTLALKMRKTRLGPYFTGIVSAHEVGLPKEDKAFWQKLQEKITYEPARTLLGEDSETNLGTAELYGIRHLIYMSRYSSTIVPTPSPRFPSIHSFTELIPVL